The genomic DNA TTATATTTTTCTCTTAATTTATCTACTTCCGGCTGGATATCCCGCATTTTTTTCATTGATTTTTCTTGTTTTATAGTCAATGGCAGGATTATAACTCTTATTAAAACTGTTAGTAGAATTATTCCTATCCCATAATTTCCGGTAAATTCTGATAATTTCTTTAATGTTGTTAAAAATACTCCCTCTAATGGACCTATTCTCATATTTTCCTCCAAAAACTTATTTTAATGGATCATATCCTCCTTTATGAAAAGGATGGCATTTTAGAATTCTTATCAGTCCTAAATATAGTCCTTTTAATGCTCCATATTTTTCTACTGCCTGTTTAGTATATTCCGAACATGTAGGATAAAACCTGCATCTTCTTCCCAAAAAAGGGGAAATTGCTTTCTGATAAAATTTTATGAGGAAAATAAATATTTTTCTCATTTTATAATTCCTTTCAAAATATCTTTCTCCATAGTATCATATTTTAGGGAATCTATATTATCTTTTAAAACAGCTTTTCCTAT from Sebaldella termitidis ATCC 33386 includes the following:
- the yidD gene encoding membrane protein insertion efficiency factor YidD encodes the protein MRKIFIFLIKFYQKAISPFLGRRCRFYPTCSEYTKQAVEKYGALKGLYLGLIRILKCHPFHKGGYDPLK